The Streptomyces sp. ICC1 DNA window CGGTCACCGTTCGCGAAGTCCTGGAAGACCTGCAGCAGGAACGGTCCATCGCGTACACCACGGTCATGACCGTTATGGACAATCTCCACCAGAAGGGCTGGGTCCGCCGGGAAGCGGAAGGCCGCGCCTATCGATATACGGCGGTCTCCACCCGCGCCGCCTACTCGGCCGCGCTGATGAACGAGGCCTGGTCGACGAGCGACAACCCCGCGGCCGCCCTCGTGGCCTTCTTCGGCATGATGTCCGCCGAGCAGCGCGAGGCGCTGCGGGACGCCGTGCGGATCGTGCAGCCCGCCGAGGAGCCGGCGGAACCGGCGGGCCCCCCGCCGGCGGCCGCCGCCCCGCCGTCGGCCGATGCCGCCGACGCCGAAGCGGACTCCGGCGGGCGGCAGGGCGAGCCGGGGCGATAACGTCCGGGCATGGGTGAGTTTTCCGCTGCAGATGCAAAAACAGTGACGATCCGCCGAGCGCGCACCGGTGATGTTCCCGCGCTGCGCCGCCTGCTCGACCAGTACGTGCAGCAGCGCATCCTGCTCGACAAAGCGCCGGTCGTCCTTTACGAGGACATCCAGGAGTTCTGGGTCGCCGAACGCGACACCGACGGCCAGGTGGTCGGCTGCGGGGCGCTCCACGTGATGTGGGAAGACCTGGCCGAAGTCCGCACTCTCGCCGTCGACCGAGAGTTGAAGGGCGCCGGAGTCGGCCATCTCGTGCTCGACCAGTTGTTGCGGACGGCCCGCCTGGTCGGGGTGAGCCGGGTTTTCTGCCTGACCTTCGAAGTGGACTTCTTCGCGAAGCACGGCTTCGTCGAGATCGGCGAGACCCCGGTCGAGACCGATGTGTACATGGAGCTGCTGCGTTCCTATGACGAGGGTGTCGCCGAGTTCCTCGGTCTCGAACGAGTG harbors:
- a CDS encoding BlaI/MecI/CopY family transcriptional regulator produces the protein MPRPLGELEDSVMTRVWQWNRPVTVREVLEDLQQERSIAYTTVMTVMDNLHQKGWVRREAEGRAYRYTAVSTRAAYSAALMNEAWSTSDNPAAALVAFFGMMSAEQREALRDAVRIVQPAEEPAEPAGPPPAAAAPPSADAADAEADSGGRQGEPGR
- a CDS encoding amino-acid N-acetyltransferase, translating into MGEFSAADAKTVTIRRARTGDVPALRRLLDQYVQQRILLDKAPVVLYEDIQEFWVAERDTDGQVVGCGALHVMWEDLAEVRTLAVDRELKGAGVGHLVLDQLLRTARLVGVSRVFCLTFEVDFFAKHGFVEIGETPVETDVYMELLRSYDEGVAEFLGLERVKPNTLGNSRMLLHL